A genomic window from Malassezia vespertilionis chromosome 6, complete sequence includes:
- a CDS encoding uncharacterized protein (BUSCO:EOG09263QPR; COG:O; EggNog:ENOG503NXAW), translating into MDAIRQALRVAQQSIAPVTGTTAQFTSLGTLDSTIRSYELALDTVTPLTAASTATDLHAQLQSTHSTISDTNKQHYIALNKLSRAIDKRFPVSAHDLIDPSLFSSDTCTRALDNVVLDYLLRAGYADVAHVFAEETGLGMPEQQAHLYAKLGALCHTLAHGTLQPMLEWALAHREALRVRESPLEYLLFRQTFLNIMRGQASGVSLAPAQTKSRTNISAAYHYGRKHFVPYLGTHLNEIQRLFMLLLYVPEFHIDAAGASLQPPPSTEALLSFVPPLYRSAVTSLSTSYEQIAEQLYADYCALAGIPQRGPLQVSVDVGANIALRRIIKARSVMKDSKNGWSQADELPIEIPLPAELQFHSTFLCPVSKEPGTENNPPMMLPCGHVLCRDSLTHVARGVRVKCPYCPVESNAKDALRLYF; encoded by the coding sequence ATGGATGCGATACGGCAGGCGCTCCGTGTCGCACAGCAAAGCATCGCGCCAGTAACAGGCACAACTGCGCAATTTACAAGCCTCGGTACGCTCGATTCGACCATCCGCAGCTACGAGCTTGCCCTTGATACAGTTACGCCACTGACCGCTGCCAGCACGGCGACAGATCTccacgcgcagctccaGAGCACGCATTCCACCATCTCTGATACCAACAAGCAGCACTATATCGCGCTCAACAAGCTTTCCCGTGCTATCGATAAGAGATTTCCTGTCTCTGCGCATGATCTAATCGACCCTAGTCTCTTTAGCAGCGACACTTGCACGCGTGCTCTGGACAATGTCGTGCTCGACTACTTGTTACGCGCGGGCTACGCCGACGTAGCCCACGTGTTTGCGGAGGAAACAGGCCTGGGCATGCCGGAGCAGCAGGCACATTTGTATGCGAAACTAGGCGCGTTGTGCCACACGCTTGCGCACGGAACACTGCAGCCAATGCTGGAATGGGCGCTCGCACACCGCGAagcattgcgcgtgcgcgaaagCCCACTCGAGTACCTCCTGTTCCGCCAAACCTTCCTTAACATTATGCGCGGCCAAGCGAGTGGCGTGTCTCTAGCGCCTGCTCAAACAAAATCACGCACCAATATCTCTGCCGCCTACCACTACGGCCGCAAACACTTTGTGCCCTATCTCGGCACGCACCTCAACGAAATCCAGCGCCTCTTTATGCTGCTTTTGTACGTGCCTGAATTTCACATCGACGCAGCGGGCGCATCGCTTCAaccgccgccgagcacagaagcgctgctttccTTCGTCCCTCCCCTCTACCGCAGCGCTGTAACATCGCTGAGCACGAGCTACGAGCAAATTGCGGAGCAGCTATATGCAGATTactgcgccttggccggCATACCGCAGCGCGGCCCATTGCAGGTAAGTGTCGATGTCGGCGCCAACATTGCCCTGCGCCGAATTAtcaaagcgcgcagcgtgatGAAAGACAGCAAGAACGGCTGGAGCCAGGCAGACGAGCTGCCGATTGAGATACCCCTCCCTGCCGAGCTGCAATTTCACAGCACGTTCCTCTGCCCCGTGAGCAAAGAGCCCGGCACGGAAAATAACCCGCCCATGATGTTGCCCTGCGGCCACGTTTTGTGCCGCGACAGCCTCAcgcatgtcgcgcgcggcgtgcgtgtcAAATGCCCCTACTGTCCCGTGGAGTCCAatgcaaaagacgcgctCCGCCTCTACTTTTAG
- the CWH41 gene encoding mannosyl-oligosaccharide glucosidase (SECRETED:SignalP(1-27); COG:G; EggNog:ENOG503NVNE), whose amino-acid sequence MRNPPFLAGLQLLQLILAFAACISASSDVVGDPGTVWGTYRPQVLFGMRPRLPDSLVTGLAYFATRDYHDVNNMRHSSAENQGIDGYGWTYHDGRTFGVQEIMDRANNYKIETSFVKTGHESSPGNWAVRIKGTVIDRDDPAELAVVYYIGSESPDTTLSIHGTSDGPSFSGTSPVFGNFTLKAVQPTINRYAHNVSPSYTGIQAPYDEVWRGKEYVLSELATNFEQIYKHGETDINDLPPAATVLQLHNNTMSQATFYALQHTFTGDFTLDWFFESADTPRAAHMDSAAFSGALAQHKHAYEDRFETQFQLAKQGFSPEEIAQARQITAQVLGGIGFYHGDSLVDSRELDNEELNLHEPESAQPQIVPSRALLTATPSRSFFPRGFYWDEGFHLLHIGAWDMNLSMQLFESWTSLIDDKGWVAREQILGKEAHSWVPDAFKVQFPNYANPPALIMGLNAYLDKLAAVQDMTGVAEAAQQPFALGAARQGGKPRDPSLLARLYEPWRRHYLWYRDTQRGQVRQWDRDATAKGEAFRWRGRSQTHVLTSGLDDYPRATEPHIGELHVDLHAWMGWFARAMHRFAKTLGMDDDAVEYEHHAAGIQNNLKDLHWDAQSKLFCDASVDEFEESYLECHPGYVSLFPLLMELLPADSDELGATLAMMHDPAQLWSHHGLRSLSKQHPLYRTGEDYWRSAVWVPVNYLALRALHNHYAVVNGPYRALAQAMYTALRKNIIDTVLNAH is encoded by the exons ATGCGCAATCCGCCGTTTTTAGCGGGATTGCAGCTGCTACAGCTCATACTCGCCTTTGCGGCATGTATTTCAGCTTCCAGTGATGTTGTCGGCGACCCAGGCACCGTCTGGGGCACCTATCGGCCTCAAGTATTGTTCGGCATGCGACCGCGTCTTCCAGACTCGCTCGTCACGGGGCTCGCGTACTTTGCGACGCGGGACTACCATGATGTAAACAATATGCGCCACAGTAGCGCGGAAAATCAAGGCATTGATGGGTACGGCTGGACCTACCACGATGGACGCACCTTCGGAGTACAAGAAATCATGGACCGTGCGAACAACTACAAAATCGAAACAAGTTTCGTCAAAACAGGCCACGAATCAAGCCCAGGAAACTGGGCCGTGCGTATCAAAGGCACGGTGATTGACCGCGATGATCCTGCAGAGCTCGCTGTCGTGTATTATATCGGCAGCGAGTCGCCTGACACCACGCTTTCCATCCACGGTACCTCGGACGGCCCCTCGTTCTCGGGCACCTCGCCGGTGTTTGGCAACTTCACGCTCAAAGCGGTGCAGCCTACCATAAACCGCTATGCACACAATGTCTCGCCGTCGTACACGGGCATACAGGCGCCGTACGACGAGGTatggcgcggcaaagagTATGTCTTGAGCGAGTTGGCCACCAATTTTGAGCAGATATACAAGCACGGCGAGACGGACATCAACGATCTTCCCCCTGCTGCTACTGTACTCCAGCTACACAACAACACAATGAGCCAGGCCACGTTCTAtgctctgcagcacacCTTTACCGGCGACTTTACCCTGGATTGGTTCTTCGAGTCCGCTGATacgccgcgtgcggcgcacatgGACAGTGCCGCGttcagcggcgcacttgcgcagcacaagcaTGCGTACGAAGACCGCTTTGAAACGCAGTTCCAGCTAGCCAAGCAAGGCTTTTCTCCCGAGGAAATCGCCCAGGCGCGCCAAATTACTGCCCAAGTGCTCGGCGGGATTGGCTTCTACCACGGCGACAGTTTGGTCGACAGCCGCGAACTCGACAATGAAGAGCTCAACCTGCACGAGCCCGAGAGCGCGCAGCCGCAAATTGTGCCGTCTCGAGCGCTGCTCACCGCCACGCCAAGCCGCAGTTTCTTCCCGCGTGGATTTTACTGGGACGAGGGCTTCCATCTTTTGCACATTGGTGCTTGGGACATGAACCTGAGCATGCAGCTGTTTGAGTCCTGGACAAGCTTGATCGACGACAAGGGCTGGGTCGCCCGCGAGCAGATCCTCGGCAAAGAGGCCCACAGCTGGGTCCCGGACGCGTTCAAGGTCCAGTTTCCCAACTATGCCAATCCGCCAGCGCTGATCATGGGCCTGAACGCGTATTTGGACAAGCTTGCAGCCGTACAGGACATGACTGGCGTTGCAGAGGCCGCACAGCAGCCATTTGCGCtaggcgccgcgcggcaggGCGGGAAGCCCCGCGATCCAAGCTTGCTGGCGCGCTTGTACGAGCCATGGCGGCGCCACTATTTATGGTACAGAGACACCCAGCGCGGCCAGGTCCGCCAATGGGACCGCGACGCTACTGCAAAAGGCGAGGCATTCCGTTGGCGCGGCCGGTCGCAGACCCACGTTTTGACCAGCGGCCTGGACGACtatccgcgcgcgacggagCCGCATatcggcgagctgcacgTCGATCTGCACGCTTGGATGGGCTGgtttgcgcgtgcgatgcaccgcttcgccaagacgctcggcatggacgacgacgcggtGGAGTACGAGCACCATGCAGCCGGCATCCAAAACAATCTTAAAGACTTGCACTGGGACGCGCAGAGCAAACTATTTTGCGACGCGTCGGTGGACGAGTTCGAGGAATCGTATTTAGAGTGCCACCCTGGCTATGTGAGCCTCTTTCCTCTGCTCATGGAACTGTTACCTGCGGATAGCGACGAGCtgggcgcgacgctcgccATGATGCACGACCCAGCGCAGCTTTGGTCACACCATGGCTTGCGCAGTTTGAGCAAGCAGCATCCTCTCTACCGTACCGGCGAAGACTattggcgcagcgctgtcTGGGTCCCGGTGAACTACTTGGccctgcgtgcgctgcacaaccACTATGCTGTTGTGAACGGGCCgtaccgcgcgctggcacAGGCAATGTACACTGCGCTGCGGAAAAACATCATCGATACAGTGCTAAAT GCACACTGA
- the PLP2 gene encoding Proteolipid protein 2 (BUSCO:EOG09264873; EggNog:ENOG503NYDG; COG:T), whose product MPQVDVNPNEDTEFHDALRARGIIPPKAPSRSPSPELPTEEERKDAAWRQANIDDLDLALEDADGEEERILQRLRLERLGELSATQARAQFGRMYPISRPDYTREVTDASRVNMPGSISNGKDAGTGVVCFLYKPGMDMCRLLEGYLETLAAKHPETKFVSIVGDQCIPNYPDKNLPTMLIYRNGELRRQVIGLRPEIGLDGMKTTLADVELLLTAVGVMDPPQSTQPKAAVDDDEDDDRNRYSSIRSRQKRLEEEDAELDWD is encoded by the exons ATGCCCCAAGTGGACGTAAATCCTAACGAGGATACGGAATT TCACGACGCACTGCGTGCGCGTGGGATTATCCCCCCAAAAGCACCAAGCCGGTCGCCATCGCCAGAGCTTCCTACTgaagaggagcgcaaaGATGCGGCTTGGCGGCAGGCGAATATAGATGATTTGGATCTCGCGCTTGAGGATGCTGATGGCGAGGAGGAGCGGATCTTGCAAAGGCTGCGCCTTGAGCGGCTAGGGGAACTCTCTGCcacacaagcgcgcgcgcaatttgGGCGCATGTACCCCATTTCGCGCCCGGATTATACGCGCGAAGTCACGGATGCGAGCCGTGTGAATATGCCAGGAAGTATTTCAAACGGGAAGGATGCGGGCACGGGTGTGGTATGCTTCCTGTACAAGCCAGG CATGGATATGTGCCGCCTTTTGGAAGGCTACCTCGAGACACTCGCGGCCAAACATCCCGAGACCAAGTTTGTAAGCATCGTTGGCGACCAGTGCATTCCAAACTACCCGGACAAGAACTTGCCGACGATGCTGATCTACCGGAACGGCGAGCTGCGTCGCCAGGTGATCGGGCTTCGCCCCGAGATTGGCTTGGATGGGATGAAGACGACGCTGGCGG ATGTCGAGTTACTGCTCACTGCAGTGGGTGTCATGGATCCGCCGCAGAGTACACAGCCGAAAGCAGCAGTggatgacgacgaggatgaCGACAGAAATAGATACTCCAGTATCCGTTCGCGTCAAAAGAGACTGGAAGAGGAAGATGCGGAGCTGGACTGGGACTAG
- the SMI1 gene encoding Cell wall assembly regulator (EggNog:ENOG503NV8B; COG:G), with amino-acid sequence MSNMSLPSHEPRTGELPMHVKSESNVGRAWARILRFCDEQYEELRDTFNYPAAAMDLDALQAGIGQSLPLPVLEWLSCCNGQELESTASCNDGLFFGLPFLGTDDILREWQFWRHVDNDPETGANERLRARMSSCPDRWVRQEYACPGWIPLITDRVGNYLGVDLMPDPIGGGAAGQVILFGRDFDTKVVIWGCDGADGWAKFLMLLAEELHAGTTFQLEPPAESDVEMEDEIGYQSYYTSAGDGVNAGGGNRQGVPAAGFRLVGRNRNRPVLEAWSDRSVRHWDTVGMSVGRAQSSAESSKRRAYDESALATHVVENASLDPLDPLHAAIPAVPQRLGLSAVPRQAPVQRRVQETEAKSEPRRAMPVPEPILDLPTIEDVRAVQASEQAQYSTEPAAIPAAIGTIREFTPFSFGSTYRTTANPQKEPLDETLELSCRTSVDIGLPTSDVETMPHPAVLGLRGLRSKSTAYGDSRAMRSTSRLIDASAPDHPIALPGPSGKRDDSSDHVIHMEDTMPTPA; translated from the coding sequence ATGTCAAACATGTCGCTTCCCTCTCacgagccgcgcacggGTGAGCTTCCTATGCATGTGAAAAGTGAGAGCAACGTCGGCCGTGCGTGGGCGCGTATCCTGCGTTTTTGCGACGAGCAGTACGAGGAGCTCCGCGACACATTCAACTATCCCGCTGCAGCGATGGACTTAGATGCACTGCAAGCCGGGATTGGCCAGTCACTACCGCTGCCGGTACTCGAATGGCTTTCGTGTTGCAATGGCCAGGAACTAGAGTCAACGGCGTCGTGCAATGACGGCCTCTTTTTTGGGCTCCCTTTCCTGGGAACCGACGATATCCTGCGCGAATGGCAGTTTTGGCGCCATGTAGACAACGATCCCGAGACGGGCGCCAACGAGAgactgcgcgcgcgcatgaGCAGCTGTCCCGATCGCTGGGTGCGCCAGGAATACGCGTGCCCCGGCTGGATTCCCCTCATCACGGACAGGGTGGGCAACTATCTAGGTGTGGATCTCATGCCGGATCCgattggcggcggcgccgctggccaAGTGATTCTGTTTGGCCGCGACTTTGATACCAAGGTAGTCATTTGGGGCTGCGATGGTGCCGATGGCTGGGCCAAGTTTTTGATGCTGCTCGCCGAGGAGCTGCATGCAGGCACAACGTTCCAGCTCGAGCCCCCCGCGGAGAGCGATGTGGAGATGGAGGACGAGATTGGTTACCAATCCTACTATACCAGCGCAGGCGATGGCGTGAACGCCGGCGGCGGTAATCGCCAAGGGGTGCCCGCTGCCGGCttccgcctcgtcggcaGAAACCGCAACCGCCCTGTACTAGAGGCATGGTCAGACCGCTCCGTACGGCACTGGGACACGGTAGGTATGTCTGTCGGCCGTGCACAGTCGAGCGCAGagagcagcaagcgcaggGCGTACGACGAAAGCGCGTTGGCCACACATGTAGTCGAGAACGCCTCCTTGGACCCCCTCGACCCATTGCACGCAGCCATCCCTGCCGTGCCCCAGCGCCTAGGCTTGTCtgcagtgccgcgccaagcacccGTCCAACGCCGCGTGCAGGAAACAGAGGCGAAGagcgagccgcgccgcgcgatgcccGTGCCGGAGCCCATCCTCGATCTGCCAACCATTGAAGACGTgcgtgcagtgcaagcGAGCGAACAGGCGCAGTACAGCACCGAGCCTGCTGCCATACCTGCCGCCATCGGAACGATCCGCGAGTTTACCCCGTTTTCCTTTGGCTCGACCTACCGCACGACGGCAAACCCGCAGAAAGAGCCGCTGGACGAGACACTGGAGCTCTCGTGCCGCACAAGCGTGGACATTGGACTTCCTACGTCCGACGTGGAAACGATGCCACACCCTGCTGTTCTCggcttgcgcggcttgcgctccaAGTCAACTGCCTACGGCGATAGtcgggcgatgcgcagcacttcGAGGCTGATTGACGCCTCCGCGCCAGACCATCCGATAGCGCTGCCTGGCCCGTCgggcaagcgcgacgacTCGTCTGACCATGTCATTCACATGGAAGACACCATGCCCACGCCCGCATAA
- a CDS encoding uncharacterized protein (TransMembrane:10 (i186-204o216-239i251-272o292-312i347-372o384-405i412-429o441-459i495-515o580-600i); COG:S; EggNog:ENOG503NYJ7), with protein MDVPDALGRSSWSEELGSDEDLSEEELPRPVLDQIPPSPGYGADPSTALGTGFWLPAPMQSSERFQLPFGARWALPQGNILWGLGTQKRKSRQQHSYGALDSAPRPAFSPSVFRATTNIGALNPGRNTNMEPIGFRTRAPEYDTSVQDMPLPSSPSVRPKHMFEHAFRPSGDAIDTVLGSWTQRNFVLIWLPVLLVLGWCAMPFPNTRETQMDENFWFFLLWYYGAYVSVGLIFVTQLFTLYRLNWWPSAIGAKTSYVLFWSLSVFCGYLLYRWNPFDSADPEDEQWALKTQWVLLAFATMAMPACVCFVGLRRRGRQLHRTAVPESQQPFVSTAMFARIPASYRRFLWFLSTMALNLLTLLIGQGYAIVYLSTLPHTGLDGTLYVAFWLVTVNVLSTLSQVVLGDKVRSRALQFVSKFFYFMVYFIFYRNLFARLRSFDQFALIQLLSSAWVCLWYPLTMSRTWLRFLNKFNPRAVPWERHAEKMSLFFYLRNMAQHTTMLAFLGWLSLLHFGINRRMYPFFAFDDKDPYNYKLTMQGSLVIWVSECISNWATTRVCVLLYGVNMAQVGLAEMRLYPELVPTCVWTSLHVLMNMLFFLIQLDFQ; from the coding sequence ATGGACGTGCCAGATGCACTGGGCCGCAGCTCATGGTCAGAAGAGCTTGGCTCCGACGAGGACCTGAGCGAGGAAGAGCTGCCGCGTCCTGTTTTGGACCAGATTCCCCCGTCGCCTGGGTACGGCGCCGATCccagcaccgcgctcggcactgGATTCTGGCTGCCAGCGCCGATGCAAAGCAGCGAGCGCTTCCAGTTgccttttggcgcgcggtggGCGCTGCCGCAGGGAAATATATTGTGGGGCCTGGGCACACAGAAGCGAAAGTCGCGCCAGCAGCACAGTtacggcgcgctggacagtgcgccgcgccctgCATTTAGTCCGTCCGTGTTTCGTGCGACGACCAATATCGGTGCGCTGAATCCCGGACGGAACACGAATATGGAGCCGATCGGATTCcgcacgcgtgcgccggAATACGACACGAGTGTACAAGATATGCCGCTGCCAAGCTCGCCGTCGGTGCGGCCAAAGCACATGTTCGAACATGCCTTCCGGCCCAGTGGCGACGCCATTGACACGGTCTTGGGGAGCTGGACGCAGCGGAATTTTGTGCTCATTTGGCTACCtgtgctgcttgtgctgggATGGTGTGCAATGCCGTTTCCAAATACGCGAGAAACGCAGATGGACGAGAATTTTTGGTTTTTTTTGTTATGGTACTATGGGGCGTATGTGAGTGTAGGTCTTATTTTTGTCACGCAGCTCTTTACGCTGTACCGACTCAACTGGTGGCCGTCGGCAATCGGTGCCAAGACGTCGTACGTGCTTTTCTGGTCGCTCAGTGTATTCTGCGGCTACTTGCTCTACCGCTGGAATCCTTTCGACAGCGCGGACCCAGAAGACGAGCAATGGGCACTCAAGACACAGTGGGTTTTGCTCGCATTCGCGACCATGGCCATGCCTGCGTGTGTGTGCTTTGTGGGGCTCCGTCGTCGCGGGCGACAGCTGCACCGCACAGCAGTTCCTGAGAGCCAGCAGCCGTTTGTGTCGACGGCTATGTTTGCACGCATCCCTGCGTCCTACCGCCGGTTTTTGTGGTTCCTCAGCACAATGGCGCTCAATCTGCTCACATTGCTTATTGGGCAGGGGTACGCGATCGTGTACCTGTCCACCTTGCCGCACACTGGTCTCGACGGCACATTGTACGTTGCGTTTTGGCTCGTGACGGTGAATGTACTGAGCACGCTTTCCCAGGTCGTGCTTGGGGATAAGGTCCGGAGCCGTGCACTGCAGTTTGTCTCCAAGTTTTTCTACTTTATGGTGTACTTTATCTTTTATCGCAATCTGTTTGCGCGGCTCCGGAGCTTTGACCAGTTTGCGCTCATCCAGCTCTTGAGCTCCGCGTGGGTATGTCTTTGGTACCCACTTaccatgtcgcgcacatgGCTGCGCTTCCTGAACAAGTTTaatccgcgcgccgtgccgtgGGAACGCCACGCGGAAAAGATGAGCCTCTTTTTTTATCTGCGCAacatggcgcagcacactACCATGCTCGCTTTTCTCGGCTGGCTTTCCCTGCTGCACTTCGGCATCAACCGGCGCATGTATCCCTTCTTTGCTTTTGACGACAAGGACCCTTACAATTACAAGCTTACGATGCAGGGCTCTTTGGTGATCTGGGTCTCGGAATGCATCTCGAACTGGGCCACGACCCGCGTATGTGTGCTGCTGTACGGCGTAAATATGGCGCAGGTGGGACTCGCAGAGATGCGCCTCTATCCAGAGCTCGTGCCTACCTGTGTATGGACGAGCTTACACGTGCTCATGAACATGCTTTTTTTTCTCATCCAGCTAGACTTTCAGTAG
- a CDS encoding uncharacterized protein (COG:O; EggNog:ENOG503P872), translating into MFVPNKVLSPENIGTIEVFGVSLSTNTQSVMIALKELGIAYLHHNTMPNSPELHTLSPFGAIPVLMHRPNGMYSGRDSVALYEVLAISRYIDEILSEQESNDPSVRSLLPRLPQSHTRSYADKALTRVEIEQMCAVIIHRVQTVVEDEYVKPYFALRNNGASAADIEAGLGEGLQAAEGVLMLLEAVINQSQKHLNIAGADYMFGSNVTWSDIFLFPILRDFKATKPSILQGDSSSRLPWLTGWVSRFEQRPSAAATLPGTFAASA; encoded by the coding sequence ATGTTCGTTCCAAACAAGGTCCTATCGCCCGAGAACATCGGTACCATTGAAGTTTTCGGTGTATCGCTCTCCACCAACACGCAGTCGGTCATGATCGCGCTCAAGGAGCTCGGCATTGCGTACCTTCATCATAACACGATGCCAAACTCGCCGGAGCTCCACACGCTTTCTCCGTTTGGTGCCATCCCTGTCTTGATGCACCGCCCCAACGGCATGTACTCTGGGCGTGACAGTGTCGCGCTCTACGAGGTGCTCGCTATTTCGCGCTACATTGACGAGATCCTCTCGGAGCAAGAGAGCAACGACCCGTCCGTCCGCAGTCTCCTTCCGCGTCTTCCCCAGTCGCACACCCGCTCTTACGCTGACAAAGCCCTGACTCGTGTTGAGATCGAGCAGATGTGCGCTGTGATTATCCACCGTGTCCAAACCGTCGTCGAAGACGAATACGTGAAGCCTTACTTTGCGCTTCGCAACAATGGTGCCTCTGCCGCGGACATCGAGGCAGGTCTCGGCGAGGGCTTGCAGGCTGCTGAGGGTGTTCTcatgctgctcgaggcggtGATCAACCAGTCGCAGAAACACCTCAACATTGCCGGCGCCGATTACATGTTTGGCTCGAACGTGACGTGGTCTGACATTTTCCTCTTCCCCATCCTGCGCGACTTTAAGGCGACCAAACCTAGCATCCTCCAGGGTGACTCGAGCTCGAGACTCCCGTGGCTCACTGGCTGGGTTTCTCGCTTTGAGCAGCGCCCGAGTGCGGCGGCTACACTTCCTGGCACATTTGCCGCGTCCGCTTAA
- a CDS encoding uncharacterized protein (EggNog:ENOG503NW6M; COG:Z), protein MSKYHGLPDIDTAPDVYESVTSPRTAPLHDTYSDDSDDESEGPNNAIERAALDPHAAKQHFRQADPIVPEYTGQETSLARLLRLQQETQELETALAERGQATERANAAQLLAHLTALQVRIGENDASLVPMDSAETAALIRELDAPSSPGARSGKPVRDAFSGFDARLAQLEHMLGTPDVVEHITPMLETLRRLESQMSLLTQAKHMDAIVHRAKLAASELERTAEVRKRLMKEDGASAESLAHLDELYALQSRIEPLLPLAPALLSRLQTLAPLHASAADAASTMASVERESSTQRTQITQVREMLMNATKSLAENAETAQGNLRALHERLESLEARISTLSISTSQP, encoded by the exons ATGTCCAAGTACCATGGCCTGCCGGATATT GACACCGCGCCAGACGTGTACGAGTCAGTCACTTCGCCACGTACAGCACCCCTACACGATACCTACTCTGACGACTCGGACGACGAGTCTGAAGGCCCCAACAATGCCAtcgagcgcgctgctttggACCCACACGCAGCCAAGCAGCATTTCCGCCAAGCCGATCCTATTGTGCCGGAGTACACGGGCCAGGAAACATCACTAGCACGCCTCCTACGGCTTCAGCAGGAGACTCAGGAGCTGGAGACGGCGCtggccgagcgcggccaagCAACGGAGCGCGCCAATGCGGCACAGTTGCTTGCGCACTTGACAGCACTGCAAGTGCGCATCGGCGAGAACGACGCGTCGCTCGTGCCGATGGACAGTGCCGAGACTGCGGCGCTAATCCGCGAACTGGATGCGCCGTCTTCCCCCGGTGCACGCTCCGGGAAAcctgtgcgcgacgcttttTCTGGCTTTGACGCGCGACTTGCACAGCTGGAGCACATGCTTGGTACACCCGACGTCGTCGAGCACATCACACCCATGCTCGAGACACTGCGCAGGCTCGAGTCGCAAATGTCGCTCCTCACGCAGGCCAAGCATATGGACGCCATTGTCCACCGCGCCAAACTCGCCGCGTCCGAGCTGGAACGCACCGCGGAGGTGCGCAAGCGGCTGATGAAAGAGGATGGCGCGAGTGCCGAGTCGCTTGCACACCTCGACGAGCTGTACGCACTGCAATCGCGCATTGAGCCGCTCCTTCCGCTTGCGCCAGCTTTGCTTTCGCGGCTGCAAAcactcgcgccgctccacgcatccgccgccgacgcagcgagcaccatggcgtccgtcgagcgcgagagcagcacgcagcgcacgcagatTACACAAGTGCGTGAGATGCTCATGAATGCTACGAAAAGTCTCGCAGAGAATGCGGAGACGGCGCAGGGcaatttgcgcgcgctccacgaGCGGCTCGAATCACTTGAAGCGCGTATTTCGACGCTATCTATCAGTACTTCTCAGCCATGA